Proteins from a genomic interval of Orbaceae bacterium lpD02:
- a CDS encoding type IV secretory system conjugative DNA transfer family protein, with product MIFLKNKTPREKTQIIVIIVFVSICTYLLSNLFVIGWFIPENGLTGLTKLVYGARFIYANFSLTLTSSVLLSTYSYVGITSLLLSLVLVLIIASILYFLHKKRQEGNNLHGQAQWSNEKEIKNQKLMSSEGVLVGLRNGKPLYFGGQEFVSLGAPTRSGKGTGIVIPNLMTFANSLVVLDIKKECFDYTSKYRKEILGQDVYLFNPFSYETHCYNPLLYLNFDSPKIELDIQGIANSLYPLTGGNNDFFTGEGKSIFIAIVYLYGRLYYNFRLAKSYTLTTIAGALNGVDLINEKGQEEKVPLELAVEIAYSLNWLPDTIYNLFTSFFTQKEAESQFAGVKTSFETALKPFNNQVIEHATSRNDFDFRELRRKKITLYLVINPEDLISARPILNLFFSQLLFENIKQGLPDQNPDLKHNVLLLMDEFTSIGFMEQYQLSVSYMAGYNLRSLIIYQNEAQLKENKPLGYGENGASTLLENHTCNIIYRPKNPKIADEISKRIGNITTKQNNRSISKKDVSRSENVTARALILPQEIMDLDDDEEIILCNKVKIKCKKANYFSTPELVAKFKAVSPSLCATRGNPSKFDYDRAVQQGELSIKLPKAIMKNNTNNLF from the coding sequence ATGATTTTTTTGAAAAATAAGACACCTCGAGAAAAAACACAGATTATTGTCATTATTGTATTCGTCTCTATATGCACTTATTTACTTTCCAACTTATTCGTGATTGGTTGGTTTATCCCTGAAAATGGTTTAACTGGGCTAACAAAACTCGTTTATGGGGCACGTTTTATCTATGCAAATTTTAGTCTAACGCTAACCTCATCAGTATTGCTTTCAACTTACTCTTATGTAGGGATAACCTCTTTGTTATTGTCATTGGTGCTCGTGTTAATTATTGCCTCTATCCTCTATTTCTTGCATAAAAAACGTCAAGAAGGGAATAATTTACACGGGCAGGCTCAATGGAGTAATGAAAAAGAAATAAAAAATCAGAAGCTTATGAGTAGCGAGGGAGTGTTAGTCGGGCTTCGCAATGGAAAGCCGCTTTATTTTGGTGGCCAAGAATTTGTTTCATTGGGGGCGCCTACTCGTTCGGGAAAAGGGACGGGGATCGTTATCCCAAACCTAATGACGTTTGCGAATTCTCTGGTCGTGCTAGATATTAAAAAAGAATGCTTTGATTATACATCGAAGTATCGTAAAGAAATTCTTGGGCAAGATGTTTACTTATTCAATCCTTTTAGCTATGAAACACATTGTTATAATCCGTTGCTTTATCTTAATTTTGATAGCCCTAAAATAGAATTAGACATACAAGGTATTGCCAACTCACTTTATCCTTTAACCGGCGGAAATAACGATTTTTTTACTGGTGAGGGGAAATCAATTTTTATCGCCATTGTTTATTTGTACGGCAGACTTTATTATAATTTTAGACTGGCTAAAAGCTATACCTTAACAACGATTGCAGGCGCATTAAACGGCGTTGACCTTATTAATGAAAAAGGTCAAGAAGAGAAAGTGCCTCTTGAGCTCGCTGTTGAAATTGCCTATTCGCTTAACTGGTTACCTGACACAATTTATAACCTTTTTACGTCATTTTTTACTCAAAAAGAAGCGGAAAGCCAGTTTGCTGGAGTTAAAACATCATTTGAAACCGCATTAAAACCATTCAATAACCAAGTAATTGAACATGCAACCAGCCGTAATGACTTTGATTTCAGGGAACTAAGACGCAAAAAAATTACACTTTATTTAGTGATTAATCCAGAAGATCTAATCTCTGCTCGGCCAATATTAAATTTATTCTTCTCTCAATTGCTTTTTGAAAATATTAAGCAAGGATTACCAGACCAAAATCCTGATCTAAAACACAACGTGTTATTACTGATGGATGAATTTACCTCTATTGGTTTTATGGAGCAATACCAATTATCCGTTAGCTATATGGCAGGGTATAACTTGCGTAGTTTAATTATTTATCAAAATGAGGCGCAATTAAAGGAAAATAAACCATTAGGATACGGGGAGAATGGGGCAAGTACATTACTTGAAAATCATACTTGTAACATTATTTATCGACCTAAGAACCCAAAAATTGCAGATGAAATATCAAAACGTATCGGAAATATTACCACTAAACAAAATAATCGATCAATTAGTAAAAAAGATGTATCACGAAGCGAAAATGTAACAGCTAGAGCATTAATCTTACCGCAAGAGATTATGGATCTCGATGATGATGAAGAGATCATTTTATGTAATAAAGTTAAAATAAAATGTAAAAAAGCAAACTACTTTTCAACACCTGAGCTAGTTGCAAAATTTAAAGCTGTATCTCCAAGCCTTTGTGCGACTAGAGGGAATCCTAGCAAATTTGATTACGATAGAGCCGTGCAACAGGGTGAGCTTTCGATCAAACTGCCCAAAGCTATTATGAAAAATAACACTAATAATTTATTTTAA
- a CDS encoding HAD-IIB family hydrolase, with the protein MIKLIITDLDGTFLNSKGDYDRESFNVVRALMQQKGVHFAACTGKQCERVEELFGDNSKDLWIVGDSATRIKRNGQFIYQSLIENKLGLRIINTLEEVSKQHVVIPCTSTAAVIRTDTPQRLKNIVRNSYTNVIEVDDLATLTADFVKITVYDEQGLCPQTRPYLSDFENDVYIVVSEKAWIDIADYGVHKGTTIKKLQELLKVGKHETMAFGDGYNDIELLAMAEYSFAVRNAFEETKQAANFITGYNDENAVQETIKRILALQPSFPLGLK; encoded by the coding sequence ATGATCAAACTAATTATTACTGATTTAGATGGCACTTTTCTTAACAGCAAAGGAGATTATGATAGGGAATCATTTAACGTTGTTCGAGCACTCATGCAACAAAAAGGCGTTCACTTTGCTGCCTGCACGGGAAAACAATGTGAAAGAGTTGAAGAGCTGTTTGGCGACAACAGCAAAGATTTGTGGATTGTGGGTGATAGCGCTACCCGAATTAAACGTAACGGACAATTTATTTATCAATCGCTCATCGAAAATAAACTCGGATTACGCATTATCAATACCCTTGAAGAGGTAAGTAAACAGCACGTTGTTATTCCCTGTACATCGACTGCGGCAGTTATTCGTACCGACACGCCGCAAAGGCTTAAGAATATAGTACGAAATTCTTATACAAACGTAATTGAAGTGGATGACCTAGCTACGTTGACGGCAGATTTTGTTAAGATTACTGTCTATGATGAACAAGGCTTATGCCCACAGACACGGCCTTATCTGTCTGATTTTGAGAATGATGTTTACATTGTAGTGTCAGAAAAAGCTTGGATCGACATCGCAGACTATGGTGTCCATAAAGGAACAACTATTAAAAAGCTACAAGAACTGCTTAAGGTTGGTAAACATGAAACAATGGCATTCGGTGATGGCTACAATGATATTGAATTGCTTGCGATGGCTGAATATAGTTTTGCAGTTCGAAACGCCTTTGAAGAAACAAAACAAGCTGCAAATTTTATCACTGGATACAATGATGAAAATGCAGTGCAAGAAACTATTAAGCGGATACTAGCACTGCAGCCTTCTTTCCCTCTCGGACTAAAATAA
- a CDS encoding sugar transporter, with product MFNIKLSSRHHAWVSVISLGFAAFIFNTTEFVPIALLSDISHSFDMNKQDSGIMITVYAWVVAALSLPLILLLANTERKRLLIIVFILFIIGHIICYLATSFNLLLVGRIIVASAHAIFWSITSALAIRVAPYGKKSQALAIIATGTSLATILGIPIGRIIGEWLGWRSTFLMIGILALLVLAILIKVLPKLPSINSGSAKNLPIIMKRPALVGIFVIAAIAVSGSFTAYTFIEQFSIDLVGMTTNELTLLLLFFGISGIIGSIIFGKINPKHPLSILPISIALLTFVLLILYTSMVSLPLFFTACFFWGIAFTCMMLSQQIKVLDLASDATDISMAIYSGIVNVGIGAGALIGHQVINYTNIKWIGYFGGSIVFVALCIALFIILRFKALFIERSKANMGTEIISH from the coding sequence ATGTTTAATATAAAATTATCTTCGCGTCATCATGCTTGGGTTAGCGTAATTAGCTTAGGTTTCGCCGCTTTTATTTTTAATACCACTGAATTTGTTCCCATTGCTTTGCTTTCTGATATTAGTCATTCATTTGATATGAATAAGCAAGATTCGGGTATAATGATTACGGTTTATGCTTGGGTTGTTGCAGCTCTTAGCTTACCCCTCATTTTATTGCTAGCGAACACTGAGCGTAAACGATTACTAATCATTGTATTTATCTTGTTTATCATTGGTCATATTATCTGTTATTTAGCTACATCGTTTAATTTATTATTGGTTGGCAGAATAATTGTTGCTAGTGCTCATGCTATTTTTTGGTCAATTACCTCTGCACTCGCGATCCGGGTCGCCCCCTATGGTAAAAAATCACAAGCGTTAGCGATTATCGCAACAGGAACATCATTAGCAACAATTTTAGGGATTCCAATTGGTCGAATTATTGGAGAATGGCTAGGATGGCGCAGTACATTTTTAATGATAGGAATTCTTGCTTTATTAGTACTCGCTATTTTAATTAAGGTTTTACCTAAATTACCAAGCATAAATAGTGGATCGGCTAAAAATTTACCCATAATAATGAAACGACCTGCTTTAGTCGGTATTTTTGTGATTGCAGCAATTGCGGTTTCAGGTAGCTTTACTGCTTATACCTTTATAGAGCAGTTTTCGATTGATTTAGTCGGTATGACAACAAATGAATTAACATTATTACTCCTTTTCTTTGGAATTTCAGGAATTATCGGCAGTATTATTTTTGGAAAAATCAATCCCAAACACCCACTAAGCATATTACCAATAAGTATTGCATTACTGACTTTTGTGTTACTGATTTTATATACCTCAATGGTAAGTTTACCGCTATTTTTTACAGCCTGTTTTTTTTGGGGGATCGCATTTACGTGTATGATGCTCAGCCAACAAATAAAAGTATTGGATCTCGCATCTGATGCGACAGATATCTCGATGGCAATCTACTCAGGTATTGTCAATGTAGGCATAGGTGCAGGTGCGCTTATTGGGCATCAAGTTATTAATTACACTAATATTAAGTGGATCGGATATTTTGGCGGATCGATTGTATTTGTCGCTTTATGTATTGCTCTTTTTATCATATTACGATTTAAAGCGCTATTTATTGAACGATCTAAAGCCAATATGGGGACCGAGATCATCAGCCATTAA
- the virB10 gene encoding type IV secretion system protein VirB10, producing the protein MSITTETAGKKGKKNNMVALFFIIFAVLVLGFLSYKLFSKTTQSEKTQEPQEQTIVVQEKIFDFKDPIEPNIAPQESNNDDKNIDMGFIGTANPTFYAPKVSRSGSGGALIINKETSIGQNGNNKYSGGSEPFITEDKQDMFVSESQNFKASSALKGNYDSNLLLEQGTYIPCVLRQRLISNVGGQISCTVSSNVLSKSGNVVLLEKGTMIMGMYKSAGVSRGSNQIFVIWQQARTASNLVVNLDSGSTDELGANGLTGWVDQHFWERFGNAIVVSMIADVSVAASTQLQKSNSQNYLQNTQNDGSNIASSIIEKMGDIAPTLYKNQGDKVGVFVARDIDFSSVYALRLNK; encoded by the coding sequence ATGAGCATAACAACTGAAACAGCAGGTAAAAAAGGTAAAAAAAATAATATGGTAGCTTTATTTTTTATTATTTTTGCCGTTTTAGTTTTAGGGTTTTTATCCTATAAACTATTTTCTAAAACTACACAATCTGAAAAAACACAAGAACCACAAGAACAAACTATCGTTGTACAAGAAAAAATCTTTGATTTCAAAGATCCCATTGAACCTAATATAGCCCCCCAAGAATCTAATAATGATGATAAAAATATAGATATGGGGTTTATCGGTACTGCAAATCCAACATTTTATGCTCCAAAAGTATCTCGTTCAGGCTCAGGAGGAGCACTTATCATCAACAAGGAAACTAGTATTGGTCAAAATGGCAACAATAAATATTCTGGTGGTTCTGAGCCATTTATTACTGAAGATAAACAGGATATGTTTGTGAGTGAGTCGCAAAATTTTAAGGCAAGCAGCGCGCTTAAAGGTAATTATGATAGCAATTTATTACTTGAGCAAGGCACTTATATTCCCTGTGTATTAAGGCAGCGTTTAATCTCAAATGTAGGAGGGCAAATAAGCTGTACAGTATCAAGTAATGTGTTGTCAAAAAGTGGTAATGTGGTATTGCTTGAAAAAGGTACTATGATAATGGGAATGTACAAATCTGCAGGGGTTTCGAGAGGTAGTAACCAAATTTTTGTTATTTGGCAACAGGCACGAACCGCCAGTAATTTAGTGGTTAATCTAGATAGTGGTTCAACGGATGAATTAGGAGCAAACGGGTTAACAGGGTGGGTCGATCAGCATTTTTGGGAGCGATTCGGTAATGCAATCGTGGTTAGTATGATTGCTGATGTTAGCGTAGCAGCAAGTACCCAACTGCAAAAATCAAATAGCCAAAACTATCTTCAGAACACCCAAAACGATGGATCCAACATCGCATCAAGTATTATTGAAAAAATGGGTGATATAGCTCCAACACTGTATAAAAATCAAGGTGATAAAGTAGGGGTATTTGTCGCTCGTGATATTGATTTTAGCTCTGTATATGCGCTAAGGTTGAACAAATGA
- the virB11 gene encoding P-type DNA transfer ATPase VirB11, translating into MIDKGSTLNSYTKRLFGEIFVDQHITEIVVNKIGEIWIERESIWQRIKSESVTAENLIYFANSAAAFSNNTLNGQTPILSSTMPHGERLQIIMPPACDDSQFSITIRKPNDRIFSLNDFKEKGFFDQVVIGEYIDENNRNLNGFLSQKDYQSFFELAVSCGTKNIVIAGATGSGKTTFMKSLVVHIPHDERLITIEDVREIKSDVHQNMVNLLYPSEKQDIVSPTKLLKSCLRMKPDRILLAELRGGETFDYINVISSGHGGSLTSIHAGSYDEAVRRLVSMAMQNETGQNVPYETLKEIILQAIDVIAIIENHKGKRCIKSLHFKDYKEG; encoded by the coding sequence ATGATAGATAAAGGGAGCACGTTAAACAGCTATACAAAAAGACTATTTGGTGAAATATTTGTTGATCAACATATTACCGAAATTGTGGTCAATAAAATAGGGGAAATTTGGATTGAAAGAGAAAGTATTTGGCAACGAATAAAGAGTGAAAGCGTAACAGCCGAAAATCTAATTTATTTTGCTAACTCTGCTGCAGCATTTTCAAATAACACGCTCAATGGTCAAACGCCAATTTTATCCTCAACCATGCCTCACGGTGAAAGGTTGCAAATTATTATGCCGCCAGCCTGCGATGATAGTCAATTTTCAATTACGATACGGAAGCCAAATGACCGAATTTTTTCATTAAATGATTTTAAAGAAAAAGGGTTTTTCGATCAGGTCGTTATTGGTGAGTATATTGATGAAAATAACAGAAACCTTAATGGTTTTTTATCGCAAAAAGATTATCAATCTTTTTTTGAGTTAGCGGTAAGCTGTGGCACTAAAAATATCGTCATTGCAGGGGCAACTGGCAGTGGTAAAACAACCTTTATGAAATCGCTGGTTGTCCATATTCCACATGATGAACGATTAATTACGATTGAAGACGTTAGGGAAATTAAAAGTGATGTCCATCAGAATATGGTTAATCTTTTATATCCGTCAGAAAAGCAAGATATTGTGAGTCCAACCAAACTGCTAAAGTCTTGTTTACGTATGAAACCCGACCGAATATTGCTAGCAGAGCTCCGAGGTGGTGAAACATTCGATTATATTAATGTGATTTCAAGTGGTCATGGCGGAAGTTTAACCTCTATTCATGCTGGATCTTATGATGAGGCGGTACGTCGCCTTGTCTCTATGGCAATGCAAAATGAGACCGGACAAAATGTGCCCTATGAAACATTAAAAGAAATTATATTGCAAGCAATTGATGTTATTGCCATTATTGAAAATCACAAAGGTAAGCGATGTATCAAATCATTGCATTTTAAAGATTATAAGGAGGGTTAG
- a CDS encoding phosphoribosyltransferase family protein, which translates to MKSRHIGKIIIDESAIANGVTAVARQLNLDFSDAVIITVVPGGILYTADLVRQLKFDITMDYISCPHTPGDRNNNSAIVFHNNANINGQNVIIIDDAIESGGTMKRLVKFISENYTPKSISVAILFVKPSRIAIPVRQYYAYEMVNDDLLIGYGMPWENKYRNLPYVAKLTQ; encoded by the coding sequence ATGAAAAGTAGACATATAGGCAAAATTATTATCGATGAAAGTGCGATTGCTAATGGTGTAACCGCAGTTGCTAGGCAACTTAATCTTGATTTTAGTGATGCCGTTATCATTACCGTTGTGCCTGGCGGCATTTTATACACAGCAGATCTTGTCCGACAATTAAAATTTGATATTACTATGGACTATATTTCTTGCCCCCATACTCCTGGCGATAGAAATAATAATTCAGCTATCGTCTTTCATAATAATGCTAATATCAACGGACAAAATGTCATTATTATTGATGATGCAATTGAGTCAGGCGGAACGATGAAACGTTTAGTTAAATTTATTTCTGAAAATTACACCCCAAAATCGATCTCAGTCGCCATATTGTTTGTCAAACCAAGTCGGATAGCGATCCCTGTTCGGCAATACTACGCCTATGAAATGGTGAATGATGATTTACTTATTGGGTATGGTATGCCATGGGAAAATAAATACCGCAATTTGCCTTATGTGGCAAAATTAACGCAGTGA
- a CDS encoding DUF1622 domain-containing protein produces the protein MLDILRIYLTDFVGYLQFLLEAISVICILIATLKTLLLMFNNWCEKVAQSGSKIRLVFGNGLATALEFQLAADILITTVEPDTESLIRLAVIAVIRTFLNYFLAKELAAEKSNRAE, from the coding sequence ATGTTAGATATTTTGCGCATATACTTGACTGATTTTGTTGGCTATTTACAATTTTTATTAGAAGCTATTTCGGTAATATGTATACTAATCGCAACGCTAAAAACCTTATTATTAATGTTCAATAATTGGTGTGAAAAAGTTGCGCAAAGTGGATCGAAAATTAGGCTGGTTTTTGGTAATGGGCTGGCAACGGCACTCGAATTCCAACTTGCCGCTGACATATTAATAACAACCGTTGAGCCAGATACCGAAAGTTTAATTCGATTAGCCGTAATTGCCGTTATTCGTACTTTTTTAAATTATTTTCTCGCGAAAGAACTCGCAGCAGAAAAAAGCAATAGAGCTGAATAA
- a CDS encoding zincin-like metallopeptidase domain-containing protein: MMQDEIKEAYSEFAAIVNDYNALRKKLSNNQEELHKRENESIIHLVESEQNTPYCAITKKDFGEPTNHYLSFFPFDSNCWVDLDTAKSNGLSLKDEAQVCRLRLGENQDKYFINYEQLNEESKQKITLKSVSSDLTKTWQNIPELDHFIKNIGVKIYKNAYKTPFCLNSKVHMLPDNQFKNAEQYYSVLFHEIAHATSKELNRNSVDMKNDSLNKINYNKEELVAEFSSYSILKKLGMEDKLATAMYLDSYLRSSMKESHNIELLTGKVSLQEHVKYAAEESIKVINLIDRRVKENRIEQNKTFDLKDISNFLNNPNERSNLVKLLENRAQNPNEFNAVLKNYIIEATKENTGLNPPDNVKSYFANKTNEEKQQQFPEIVIDKINKKAAEVLQQARVENDNSKEIQTLKNSYLATSNHCFKQHKAMNLKKIEKNNSVTKGQEMKM, translated from the coding sequence ATGATGCAAGATGAAATTAAAGAGGCTTATAGTGAATTTGCGGCAATTGTTAATGATTATAATGCGTTAAGAAAAAAACTAAGCAACAACCAGGAAGAGCTTCATAAAAGGGAGAATGAAAGCATAATACATCTAGTTGAAAGCGAACAAAATACGCCGTATTGTGCGATTACTAAGAAGGATTTTGGCGAACCTACTAACCACTATTTATCTTTTTTTCCTTTTGATAGCAACTGCTGGGTTGATCTTGATACCGCTAAATCAAACGGATTATCCTTGAAAGATGAAGCCCAAGTATGTCGGCTGCGATTAGGCGAGAATCAAGACAAGTACTTTATTAACTATGAGCAGCTAAATGAAGAATCCAAGCAAAAAATAACGCTAAAATCTGTAAGTAGTGACTTAACCAAAACATGGCAAAATATACCAGAATTAGATCATTTCATAAAAAATATAGGTGTTAAAATATACAAAAATGCGTATAAAACACCATTTTGTCTGAATAGCAAAGTTCATATGTTACCCGATAATCAATTCAAAAATGCCGAGCAGTATTATTCCGTTTTATTTCATGAGATAGCACATGCAACAAGTAAAGAACTAAATAGAAATAGTGTTGATATGAAAAATGATTCTCTTAACAAAATCAACTATAACAAGGAAGAGCTGGTCGCAGAATTTAGTTCATACTCAATTTTAAAAAAACTTGGAATGGAAGATAAATTAGCTACCGCTATGTATTTAGATAGCTATCTACGTAGTAGCATGAAGGAATCTCACAACATTGAATTACTTACCGGAAAAGTTAGCTTACAGGAACATGTAAAATATGCGGCAGAAGAATCAATAAAAGTTATTAACTTAATTGATCGTAGAGTGAAAGAAAATCGCATTGAGCAAAATAAAACCTTTGATTTAAAAGATATTTCTAATTTCCTAAACAATCCAAATGAGCGTTCAAATCTTGTTAAGTTATTAGAAAACAGAGCACAAAATCCTAACGAATTTAATGCAGTATTAAAAAATTATATCATTGAGGCAACAAAAGAAAATACAGGATTGAATCCCCCTGATAACGTTAAATCTTACTTTGCAAATAAGACCAATGAAGAAAAGCAGCAACAATTTCCAGAAATAGTCATCGATAAAATTAACAAAAAAGCCGCTGAAGTTTTACAACAAGCAAGGGTCGAAAATGATAATAGTAAAGAGATTCAGACGCTAAAAAATAGCTACCTTGCAACAAGTAACCATTGCTTTAAACAACATAAAGCAATGAATCTAAAAAAAATTGAAAAAAATAATAGCGTAACCAAAGGACAAGAAATGAAAATGTAA
- a CDS encoding TrbM/KikA/MpfK family conjugal transfer protein — translation MMKKLIGFLSLAMIVTANSAYAENNNNELTGDTKLACEALLCLSSSTRPTECAASLARYFGIKDPKKWAKTVIKRKNFLKLCPTSDDNQINPIVENIIDDVTPIRTDCTAEEFNKLVEKTIRRERSEDGIVSTTYYRTKTTVPDYCENLAKKSYLDVKLPTYSCSGNYYKDEDWKNGFYTARGQNGKVQKFEIAKNCWVN, via the coding sequence ATGATGAAAAAGTTAATCGGTTTTTTAAGTTTAGCCATGATTGTAACGGCGAATTCAGCCTATGCAGAAAACAATAACAATGAGCTAACCGGCGATACCAAACTAGCTTGTGAAGCGCTACTTTGCTTATCTTCATCAACAAGGCCCACTGAATGCGCCGCATCACTAGCTCGTTATTTTGGCATTAAAGACCCCAAAAAATGGGCCAAGACGGTAATTAAAAGAAAGAATTTTTTAAAACTCTGCCCAACATCTGATGATAATCAGATAAATCCAATTGTAGAAAATATCATTGATGACGTAACGCCGATCAGAACAGATTGTACTGCAGAGGAGTTCAATAAATTGGTGGAAAAAACTATACGTCGAGAGCGTTCAGAAGATGGCATAGTGTCAACAACCTATTATAGAACAAAGACGACGGTACCTGATTACTGTGAAAATCTTGCTAAAAAATCCTATCTTGATGTTAAACTTCCTACTTACAGCTGTAGTGGCAACTATTACAAGGATGAAGATTGGAAAAATGGATTTTATACCGCCCGAGGGCAAAATGGAAAAGTTCAAAAATTTGAAATAGCAAAAAACTGTTGGGTTAATTAA
- a CDS encoding DeoR/GlpR family DNA-binding transcription regulator, whose protein sequence is MVDHDVFPEQRLTLIQQILSNTGRVIGIDLAKKLNVSEHTIRRDLQELARRGLCKKVYGGAVSHIVESANFDVRASQNMQEKSVVAKRCADFIKANSCIFIDAGSTYLAMAGFIPKDLELTIVTNSPQIAAVLSSRTKSELILLGGKVNPLTGSTLGADTVNQLKGMLFDQTFIGVCGLDPQAGLSAVYYEDACFKKALIGQSNEIIAAVTAGKMPQVARYKVAACEDIDIAVVSKNTNIADFRLVNMRIVVAEE, encoded by the coding sequence TTGGTCGATCATGATGTTTTTCCAGAGCAAAGACTGACACTAATTCAGCAGATTCTATCCAATACCGGTAGAGTGATTGGTATTGACTTGGCAAAAAAGCTAAACGTGTCAGAACATACGATCCGCAGAGATTTGCAAGAATTAGCACGCCGAGGACTATGCAAAAAAGTCTATGGCGGCGCGGTGAGTCATATTGTAGAATCGGCAAACTTTGATGTGCGTGCATCTCAAAATATGCAGGAGAAATCGGTCGTTGCAAAAAGATGTGCGGATTTTATTAAAGCAAACTCGTGTATTTTTATCGACGCGGGCTCAACTTATCTAGCAATGGCAGGATTTATACCGAAAGACCTTGAACTGACGATAGTAACTAACTCTCCGCAAATCGCAGCGGTATTAAGTAGCCGTACAAAAAGCGAGCTTATTCTATTGGGTGGAAAAGTTAATCCATTAACAGGAAGCACACTAGGTGCAGATACCGTCAATCAGCTTAAAGGTATGCTATTTGATCAAACTTTTATTGGCGTTTGCGGGTTAGACCCTCAAGCAGGTCTCAGCGCAGTGTACTATGAAGATGCCTGCTTTAAAAAAGCCTTAATCGGTCAGAGCAATGAAATAATTGCTGCCGTCACCGCAGGTAAAATGCCTCAAGTTGCCAGATATAAAGTCGCGGCTTGTGAAGATATTGATATTGCTGTCGTCAGTAAAAACACCAATATCGCAGACTTTCGCTTAGTCAATATGCGAATTGTCGTAGCCGAAGAATAA
- a CDS encoding Vat family streptogramin A O-acetyltransferase: MPINPDELFPITGVNSICFIKNNIKNPNIIIGDYTYYSDNKNAENFESCVTHHYNFIGDKLIIGKFCAIAQGVEFIMNGANHYMKGFSTYPFSIFGDEWKTSAPTLEDLDLRGDTVIGNDVWIGQNVTILPGINIGDGAIVAANAVVSHNIPPYHIFAGNPAKCVKKRFTQETIDLLLKVKWWDWPIEKITKNLSVITQADIKSLIKLCDNAI, encoded by the coding sequence ATGCCGATAAATCCTGATGAACTATTCCCTATTACTGGCGTTAATTCTATCTGTTTTATTAAAAATAATATCAAAAATCCCAATATCATAATCGGCGACTATACTTATTATTCAGATAATAAAAATGCCGAGAATTTTGAGTCCTGTGTTACTCATCACTACAATTTTATTGGTGACAAATTAATTATCGGCAAATTTTGTGCTATTGCACAAGGTGTTGAGTTTATCATGAATGGCGCCAACCACTATATGAAAGGCTTTTCTACTTATCCTTTCTCTATTTTCGGTGATGAATGGAAAACATCCGCCCCCACTTTAGAAGATTTAGATTTACGCGGCGACACCGTAATCGGTAACGATGTTTGGATAGGCCAAAATGTTACGATTTTACCTGGCATAAATATTGGCGATGGTGCCATTGTTGCCGCAAATGCGGTCGTAAGCCATAATATTCCACCCTACCATATTTTTGCGGGCAACCCAGCTAAATGCGTCAAAAAACGGTTCACTCAAGAAACTATTGATTTACTTTTAAAAGTAAAGTGGTGGGATTGGCCAATTGAGAAAATTACTAAAAACTTAAGCGTAATTACGCAAGCAGATATTAAAAGTCTTATTAAGCTATGTGATAATGCTATATAG